A region of Flavobacterium indicum GPTSA100-9 = DSM 17447 DNA encodes the following proteins:
- a CDS encoding TolC family protein, with protein sequence MKKNNVIKSIAFGSLFIAFSCGIPKVTIKENQVNVPSSFTANSKATSNDAKVKWKDFFEDKNLQQLIDSALVNNKELNILMQKVAMSQNEIQAKTGEYLPSVGFGAGADLDKVGKYTRNGAVEENLNIREEEKFPEPLTNYKFGLYSSWELDVWKKLRNAKKVAVMEFMASQEGKNYLVTNLVAEISSSYFELIALDSQLKNLEQNIEIQKNALEIVKLLKESARTTQLAVKRFEAEVQKNQSEIYNLKQDIVETENKINFLVGRTPRPVIRSTANFLEMQPKLVQVGLPADILENRPDIKKAQLEMEAAKLNVKVAKANFYPSFGLKAGVGYEAFNPKYLLNSPTSLLYSLAGDAIMPLVNRNAIKAEYKNASAKQIQTVFEYEQTILNAYTEVVNQMSKIDNLQQSFKLKEDQVKALNESIDIANQLFQSARADYMEVLLTQRDALEAKTALIETRKNQMLAVVNLYKALGGGWN encoded by the coding sequence ATGAAAAAAAATAATGTAATAAAATCAATTGCCTTTGGAAGTTTGTTCATCGCTTTTTCATGTGGAATTCCAAAAGTTACAATTAAAGAAAATCAAGTGAATGTACCTTCGAGTTTTACTGCAAACTCGAAGGCTACTTCTAACGATGCAAAAGTTAAATGGAAAGATTTTTTTGAAGATAAAAATTTGCAACAATTAATAGATTCTGCATTGGTTAATAATAAAGAATTAAACATTTTGATGCAAAAAGTAGCTATGTCTCAAAATGAAATACAAGCTAAAACTGGTGAATATTTGCCTAGTGTTGGATTTGGTGCAGGTGCTGATTTAGATAAAGTTGGAAAATATACTAGAAACGGTGCCGTTGAAGAGAATTTAAATATAAGAGAAGAGGAAAAATTTCCTGAGCCATTAACCAATTACAAATTTGGTTTGTATAGTTCATGGGAATTAGACGTTTGGAAAAAATTACGTAATGCTAAGAAAGTAGCAGTAATGGAATTCATGGCTTCTCAAGAGGGAAAAAATTACTTAGTTACTAATTTGGTTGCTGAAATTTCAAGTTCTTATTTTGAATTAATAGCTTTAGATAGCCAATTAAAAAATTTAGAACAAAATATTGAAATTCAGAAAAATGCTTTAGAAATTGTAAAATTATTGAAAGAATCTGCAAGAACTACTCAATTAGCGGTAAAACGTTTTGAAGCAGAAGTACAAAAAAATCAAAGTGAGATTTACAATTTAAAACAAGATATTGTTGAAACTGAAAATAAGATTAATTTTTTAGTTGGTCGTACACCAAGACCCGTGATAAGAAGTACGGCTAATTTTTTAGAAATGCAACCTAAATTAGTTCAAGTTGGTTTACCAGCTGATATTCTTGAAAATAGACCTGATATCAAAAAAGCACAGCTAGAAATGGAAGCGGCTAAATTGAATGTAAAAGTAGCAAAAGCCAATTTTTATCCTTCATTTGGTTTAAAAGCGGGCGTAGGTTATGAAGCTTTTAATCCGAAATATTTATTGAATTCACCAACTTCTTTATTGTATTCATTAGCTGGTGATGCCATCATGCCTTTAGTAAACAGAAATGCAATAAAAGCTGAATATAAAAATGCATCTGCAAAACAAATTCAAACTGTTTTTGAATATGAACAAACAATTTTAAATGCTTATACTGAAGTAGTAAATCAAATGTCTAAAATTGATAATTTACAACAATCTTTTAAATTGAAAGAGGATCAAGTAAAAGCTTTAAATGAATCAATTGATATTGCAAATCAATTATTTCAATCAGCAAGAGCAGATTATATGGAAGTTTTATTAACACAACGTGATGCTTTAGAAGCTAAAACAGCTTTGATTGAAACTAGAAAAAATCAAATGTTAGCCGTAGTTAATTTATATAAAGCCTTAGGAGGTGGTTGGAATTAA
- a CDS encoding patatin-like phospholipase family protein: MQSKEISLVLSGGGARGIAHIAVIEELLKKGYTIQSISGTSMGALIGGVYAVGKLEEFKQWLLKVNKQKIFRLIDFSFSSKGLVKGERVFNEIKEFITDVNIEDLSIIFNATAFDIANNREVVFDCGSLFQAIRASISIPTIFTPLSVGNSVFVDGGVVNNIPISNIVRKPNDVIIAVNVNAGLTEKVDVFSSILNEKNITNEQDALLNINKKINYFTLINTTLVTMTNHMSNVLLEKNPPDVLVEIPRTCAGIFEFYKANEIIEIGREAVIKSMLAIESKILV; this comes from the coding sequence ATGCAGAGCAAAGAAATATCATTGGTTTTATCAGGAGGTGGTGCCAGAGGAATTGCCCATATCGCTGTAATTGAAGAGTTGTTGAAAAAAGGATATACTATTCAATCGATTTCAGGAACTTCAATGGGGGCATTGATTGGTGGAGTATATGCAGTTGGAAAACTAGAAGAATTTAAGCAATGGCTTTTAAAAGTTAATAAACAAAAAATATTTAGACTTATTGATTTTAGTTTTTCATCCAAAGGTTTAGTAAAAGGAGAACGAGTTTTTAATGAAATTAAAGAATTTATTACGGATGTAAATATTGAAGATTTATCCATTATATTTAATGCAACAGCTTTTGATATTGCAAACAATAGGGAAGTAGTATTTGATTGCGGAAGTCTTTTTCAAGCAATAAGAGCTTCTATTTCTATTCCTACCATATTTACTCCATTGTCTGTTGGTAATTCTGTTTTTGTTGATGGCGGAGTGGTAAACAATATTCCTATTAGCAATATAGTTAGAAAACCCAATGATGTAATAATTGCAGTCAATGTAAATGCTGGATTAACAGAAAAAGTAGATGTGTTTTCGAGTATTTTAAATGAAAAAAACATTACTAATGAGCAAGATGCATTGTTAAATATAAATAAAAAAATTAATTACTTTACATTAATAAATACTACCTTAGTGACCATGACAAATCATATGTCTAATGTGTTATTGGAGAAAAACCCGCCAGATGTTCTAGTTGAAATTCCAAGAACTTGTGCGGGTATTTTTGAATTTTATAAAGCTAATGAAATTATAGAAATAGGTAGAGAAGCTGTAATCAAATCTATGCTAGCTATTGAGTCTAAAATATTAGTTTAA
- a CDS encoding M14 family zinc carboxypeptidase: MKKILFLLLSNICFSQTEWKTTFEKGNGNQSVTYEDCIAYYQKLDAYFETIQMQEMGLTDSGKPLHLVIFSADKDFNFKSGKAKILINNGIHPGEPDGIDASMSLLRDLAMNKIKIPKNTQIIVIPVYNVGGMLNRSATSRANQNGPEEYGFRGNARNFDLNRDFIKSDTKNSRSFQQIFHWVQPDVFLDNHVSNGADYQYTFTCIATQHERLGSILGNYFINEMYPTLVKDMQKKKIDVVPYVNIHGAKPDLGYEQFTDTPRYATGYTTLFHTLGFVPETHMLKPYKDRVKVTYEFMVSAINYVDSHSNLIQSKRKEAEKEFQAGMDYPLAWAIDSSKVSSLNFKGYEGKFKPSEVSGKDRLYYDRNQPFTKPIPFYGNYKPTQFIKIPKAYIVPQAQWPIAELLKLNNLQFYQLEKDTIIEVESYKILEYQTAKTAYEGHYGHYNTKISKTSHKLKFLKGDYVFPTDQFGVKYLLETLEPEAVDSFFNWNYFDAILQQKEYFSAYVFEDMAKEILNQNPELKAEFERKKNQDKSFSDNGAAQLDWIYKHSVYYEKAHMHYPVYRILN, from the coding sequence ATGAAAAAAATTCTTTTCTTACTTCTCTCAAATATTTGTTTTTCTCAAACGGAATGGAAAACCACTTTTGAAAAAGGAAATGGAAATCAATCGGTTACCTATGAAGATTGTATTGCCTATTATCAAAAATTGGATGCATATTTTGAAACTATTCAAATGCAAGAAATGGGATTAACAGATAGTGGAAAACCGCTCCACCTCGTGATTTTCTCTGCTGATAAAGATTTTAATTTTAAATCGGGAAAAGCCAAAATTTTAATTAATAACGGAATTCATCCAGGTGAGCCGGATGGAATCGATGCCTCTATGTCGCTCTTACGTGATTTAGCAATGAATAAAATTAAAATTCCAAAAAACACCCAAATCATTGTAATTCCAGTATACAATGTTGGAGGTATGTTGAACCGAAGTGCCACTTCAAGAGCCAATCAAAATGGACCAGAAGAATATGGGTTTAGAGGAAATGCACGGAATTTTGACTTAAATCGGGATTTTATAAAATCAGATACCAAAAACTCCAGAAGTTTCCAACAGATTTTTCATTGGGTTCAACCCGATGTTTTTTTGGATAACCACGTTTCAAATGGTGCAGATTACCAATACACTTTCACTTGTATCGCTACACAACATGAACGTTTAGGTTCTATTTTAGGAAATTATTTTATCAATGAAATGTATCCAACTTTGGTAAAGGACATGCAAAAAAAGAAAATCGATGTGGTACCTTATGTAAATATACATGGGGCTAAACCCGATTTAGGATACGAACAATTTACCGATACACCAAGATATGCAACTGGCTACACTACTCTATTCCATACCCTTGGATTCGTTCCCGAAACACATATGTTGAAACCTTATAAAGACAGAGTTAAAGTTACCTATGAATTTATGGTTAGTGCCATTAACTATGTTGATTCTCATTCAAATTTAATTCAAAGCAAAAGAAAAGAAGCGGAAAAAGAATTTCAAGCAGGAATGGATTATCCTTTAGCATGGGCCATTGATTCTTCAAAAGTAAGTTCACTTAATTTTAAGGGTTATGAAGGAAAATTTAAACCGAGTGAGGTATCAGGTAAAGACCGTTTGTACTATGATCGTAATCAGCCGTTTACAAAACCAATTCCTTTTTATGGAAATTATAAACCAACTCAATTTATTAAAATTCCAAAGGCGTATATTGTTCCACAAGCACAATGGCCAATAGCAGAATTATTAAAATTGAATAATTTGCAGTTTTATCAATTAGAAAAAGATACGATCATTGAAGTTGAAAGTTATAAAATTCTTGAATATCAAACAGCTAAAACGGCATACGAAGGTCATTATGGACATTACAATACCAAAATTTCAAAAACAAGTCATAAACTAAAGTTTTTAAAAGGTGATTATGTATTTCCAACAGATCAATTCGGAGTTAAATACCTATTAGAAACTTTGGAACCAGAAGCCGTAGATTCTTTTTTCAATTGGAACTATTTTGATGCTATTTTACAACAAAAAGAGTATTTTTCAGCCTATGTATTTGAAGATATGGCAAAGGAAATTTTGAATCAAAATCCGGAATTAAAAGCAGAATTTGAACGTAAAAAAAATCAAGACAAAAGTTTTTCAGATAACGGAGCAGCTCAATTGGATTGGATATACAAACACTCTGTTTATTATGAAAAAGCCCATATGCACTATCCCGTTTATAGAATTTTAAACTAA
- the coaD gene encoding pantetheine-phosphate adenylyltransferase yields MKKAIFPGSFDPITNGHYDIIKRGVSLFDEVIVAIGVNADKKYMYSLEDRKRFIEEAFKDEPKVKVITYTGLTIDLCKKEKADFILRGLRNPADFEFEKAIAHTNRVMSKIETVFLLTAARTSFISSSIVRDVLRNGGDISPLVPESVLKK; encoded by the coding sequence ATGAAAAAAGCGATATTCCCCGGATCTTTTGATCCTATAACAAACGGACATTATGATATCATTAAACGAGGAGTTTCTCTTTTTGATGAAGTAATTGTAGCGATTGGCGTGAATGCCGATAAAAAATACATGTATTCTTTGGAAGATAGAAAACGTTTCATTGAAGAAGCTTTTAAAGATGAACCCAAAGTAAAAGTGATTACTTATACGGGTTTAACTATTGATTTATGTAAAAAAGAAAAAGCGGATTTTATTTTAAGAGGCTTACGCAATCCGGCCGATTTTGAATTCGAAAAAGCCATTGCACATACTAATAGAGTTATGTCAAAAATAGAAACGGTGTTTTTATTAACAGCTGCAAGAACATCTTTTATTTCCTCAAGTATTGTAAGGGATGTTCTTCGAAATGGTGGCGATATTTCACCCTTAGTTCCGGAATCAGTTTTAAAAAAATAA
- a CDS encoding D-alanine--D-alanine ligase, whose protein sequence is MTNVAIIMGGYSSEYKISLTSGNVVYNHLDATKYNAYRIHIFKDKWVYVDKNEQEFPINKNDFSVEVQGSKITFDVVFNAIHGTPGEDGLMQAYFELLNIPQTSCDYYQAALTFNKRDLLSVLKPYGIKTATSFYLNNGDSIDITKIIETVGLPCFVKPNKSGSSFGISKVKSIEDLVPAIENAYKEDNEIIIESFLDGTEVSVGVINFKGQIKVLPITEIVSENDFFDYEAKYLGKSQEITPARISAEIQAKVEATAKKAYEVLKMSGFSRSEFIIVNGEPHMLEMNTIPGLTTESILPQQAREAGISLNELFENAIELALKK, encoded by the coding sequence ATGACAAACGTAGCAATTATTATGGGAGGATATTCAAGCGAATATAAAATCTCTCTTACCAGTGGAAATGTAGTTTATAATCATTTAGATGCAACCAAATATAACGCTTATAGAATTCATATTTTTAAAGATAAATGGGTATATGTTGATAAAAATGAACAAGAATTTCCAATAAACAAAAATGATTTTTCGGTTGAAGTTCAAGGTTCTAAAATAACTTTTGATGTGGTTTTTAATGCCATTCATGGTACACCCGGTGAAGATGGATTAATGCAAGCGTACTTTGAATTATTGAATATTCCGCAAACTTCATGTGATTATTACCAAGCGGCGTTGACCTTTAATAAAAGAGATTTACTTTCTGTTTTAAAACCCTATGGAATTAAAACAGCTACTTCTTTTTACTTAAATAATGGGGATTCAATTGATATTACAAAAATAATTGAAACTGTTGGATTACCGTGTTTTGTTAAACCAAACAAATCGGGTTCAAGCTTTGGAATTTCAAAAGTAAAATCTATTGAAGATTTAGTTCCTGCTATTGAAAATGCTTACAAAGAAGATAATGAAATTATTATTGAAAGTTTCTTAGATGGTACAGAAGTTTCGGTTGGAGTTATCAATTTTAAAGGTCAAATCAAGGTTTTACCCATAACTGAAATTGTTTCTGAAAACGACTTTTTTGATTATGAAGCCAAGTATTTAGGTAAATCTCAAGAAATTACACCTGCTCGAATTTCAGCAGAAATCCAAGCTAAAGTGGAAGCGACGGCAAAAAAAGCCTATGAAGTTTTAAAAATGTCGGGGTTCTCTAGAAGTGAATTTATTATTGTAAATGGCGAACCACATATGTTAGAAATGAATACTATTCCTGGATTAACGACCGAAAGTATTCTTCCACAACAAGCTCGAGAAGCTGGAATTTCTTTAAATGAACTATTTGAAAACGCTATTGAGTTGGCTCTAAAAAAATAA
- a CDS encoding PASTA domain-containing protein: MSLGKFLTSLTFFKQLFLAIVITVVFLFALIKFLDFRTNHGEEINVPDLSKMKLEVAEEKLDEDGLEVFLLDTVDFRPEFPPYTIVEQDPKPNSKVKDGRKIYVKLNAGGFSTVTMPDLINKTFRQAASTIRALGLVEGKSKYVPNIAKDVVLEISQNGKKLKAGDKILKNSTIDFVLGDGKELFKEEETDSLTQQLIDTTATN; this comes from the coding sequence ATGAGTTTAGGTAAGTTTCTAACCAGTTTAACGTTTTTCAAGCAATTGTTTTTAGCCATTGTAATAACAGTAGTTTTTTTATTCGCCTTAATTAAATTCTTAGATTTTAGAACGAATCATGGAGAGGAAATTAATGTTCCCGATTTATCTAAAATGAAATTAGAAGTAGCAGAAGAAAAATTAGATGAAGATGGATTGGAAGTTTTTCTATTAGATACTGTTGATTTTAGACCTGAATTTCCGCCTTATACTATTGTTGAACAAGATCCGAAACCGAATTCTAAAGTTAAGGATGGCAGAAAAATTTATGTGAAGTTAAATGCCGGAGGTTTTTCTACTGTAACTATGCCCGACTTAATTAACAAAACTTTCCGTCAAGCTGCCAGTACCATTAGAGCATTAGGTTTAGTAGAAGGAAAATCTAAATATGTTCCTAATATTGCTAAAGATGTAGTGTTGGAAATTTCTCAAAATGGTAAAAAATTAAAAGCAGGAGATAAAATTCTTAAAAATTCAACTATTGACTTTGTTTTGGGTGATGGAAAAGAATTGTTCAAAGAAGAGGAAACCGATTCATTGACGCAACAATTAATTGATACAACGGCAACAAATTAA
- a CDS encoding RluA family pseudouridine synthase codes for MQEFINENELDDELYEHHRFEVAKGQQSLRIDKFLMNVIDNTTRNKIQKAADSGNILVNDVAVKSNYKVKPNDVVRVMLEHPPYEHLLKGENIPIDIVYEDEQVLVVNKPAGMVVHPGHGNYSGTLVNALAYHFDNLPMNSSERPGLVHRIDKDTSGLLVVAKTEHAMNHLTKQFAEKTSEREYVAIVWGNIEEEEGTIEGNIDRHQTNRMQMAVYPDGEKGKPAVTHYKVIERLGYVTVVSCKLETGRTHQIRVHMKYIGHTLFNDERYGGDQILKGTTFTKYKQFVDNCFKTLPRQALHAKTLGFEHPTTGEFLRFNTDIPQDMVDCIEKWRTYSKAVQIEE; via the coding sequence ATGCAAGAGTTTATAAATGAAAATGAGCTAGATGATGAATTATATGAACATCATCGTTTTGAAGTAGCTAAAGGTCAACAATCGCTTCGAATTGATAAATTCTTAATGAATGTCATTGATAATACCACTAGAAATAAGATTCAAAAAGCAGCTGATTCTGGTAACATCTTGGTTAATGATGTTGCGGTTAAATCCAATTATAAAGTCAAACCAAATGATGTAGTACGCGTGATGCTAGAACATCCTCCGTATGAACATCTATTAAAAGGGGAAAATATTCCAATTGATATTGTTTATGAAGATGAACAAGTATTAGTTGTAAACAAACCAGCAGGAATGGTAGTGCATCCTGGTCATGGTAATTACTCGGGCACTTTAGTAAATGCCTTGGCTTATCATTTTGATAATTTACCGATGAATTCTAGTGAAAGACCAGGTTTAGTTCATCGAATTGATAAAGATACTTCGGGTTTGTTAGTTGTGGCAAAAACAGAACATGCAATGAACCATTTGACTAAACAATTTGCCGAAAAAACTTCTGAAAGAGAATATGTAGCTATTGTTTGGGGAAATATTGAAGAGGAGGAAGGCACGATTGAAGGTAACATTGACCGTCATCAAACCAATCGTATGCAGATGGCAGTTTATCCTGATGGAGAAAAAGGGAAACCTGCAGTGACTCATTATAAAGTTATTGAACGTTTAGGTTATGTTACAGTGGTTTCGTGTAAATTAGAAACAGGTCGCACTCATCAAATTCGTGTGCACATGAAATATATCGGACATACATTATTCAATGATGAACGTTATGGTGGCGACCAAATTTTAAAGGGTACAACGTTTACTAAATACAAACAGTTTGTAGATAATTGTTTTAAAACACTTCCACGTCAGGCCCTACACGCCAAAACACTGGGATTTGAACATCCTACAACTGGCGAATTTTTACGATTTAACACGGATATACCACAAGATATGGTGGATTGTATTGAAAAATGGAGAACTTATTCTAAAGCAGTACAAATTGAAGAATAA